The following proteins come from a genomic window of Paramicrobacterium humi:
- the truB gene encoding tRNA pseudouridine(55) synthase TruB — MAAAPGPTGVVLVDKPNGLTSHDVVARARRIAGTRKVGHAGTLDPMATGLLILGIGSSTRLLTYIVGVDKDYAATIRLGQATSTDDAEGEITATAEPSAIAGIAEPAIAEGVAALTGDIEQVPSTVSAIKVGGKRAYKLAREGEQVTLAARPVTISAFIVDAVRRDTSSIDIDVRVTCSSGTYVRALARDLGAALGVGGHLTALRRTRVGPFPVTDAVELQSLAVPRDLVAPSDAASRMFPSVELTAQQAVDLGHGKRIAAAILPEGHGPIAAISPEGRLVGLVERRGDTAKSIVNFPDEERSA; from the coding sequence ATGGCGGCCGCACCCGGCCCGACAGGCGTCGTGCTCGTCGACAAGCCGAACGGGCTCACGAGCCACGACGTCGTCGCACGCGCTCGCCGCATCGCGGGCACCCGCAAGGTGGGGCACGCGGGAACACTCGACCCGATGGCGACGGGACTGCTCATCCTCGGAATCGGCTCGTCGACGCGGCTGCTGACCTACATCGTCGGCGTCGACAAGGACTACGCGGCCACGATCCGACTCGGACAGGCGACGAGCACCGACGACGCGGAGGGCGAGATCACGGCGACCGCCGAGCCCTCCGCGATCGCGGGCATCGCGGAGCCCGCGATCGCGGAGGGGGTCGCGGCCCTCACGGGCGACATCGAGCAAGTGCCCTCGACGGTCAGTGCGATAAAGGTCGGCGGCAAGCGCGCCTACAAGCTCGCACGTGAGGGCGAGCAGGTGACGCTCGCGGCCCGGCCTGTCACGATATCGGCCTTCATCGTGGACGCCGTCCGGCGCGACACCTCGAGCATCGACATCGACGTGCGCGTCACGTGCTCGAGCGGAACCTACGTCCGCGCGCTCGCCCGCGACCTCGGCGCCGCGCTCGGCGTCGGGGGTCATCTGACGGCGCTTCGGCGCACTCGCGTCGGCCCGTTCCCCGTGACGGATGCCGTCGAGCTGCAGAGCCTCGCGGTGCCTCGCGACCTCGTGGCCCCGTCGGACGCCGCGAGCAGAATGTTCCCGAGCGTCGAACTGACAGCGCAGCAGGCCGTCGACCTCGGGCACGGCAAGCGCATCGCCGCCGCGATCCTGCCGGAGGGGCACGGGCCGATCGCAGCCATCTCCCCAGAGGGCCGGCTCGTCGGCCTCGTCGAGCGCCGCGGCGACACGGCGAAGAGCATCGTCAACTTCCCGGATGAGGAGCGCAGCGCATGA
- a CDS encoding bifunctional riboflavin kinase/FAD synthetase, with the protein MIRISDVDGIPADFGPTAVTIGKFDGVHAGHRAIIRQLKAVAAERDLKSVVVTFDRNPLSVVAPQVCPDSLVSLEQKLDLLEQTGVDACLVLRFDTEFAAQSPEDFIRGILVEDLDARAVLVGEDFRFGHKGRGDVALLREAAPTYGFEVMIIDDVAPLGERRVSSTWIRELLSHGDVARATELLGHAPAVRGVVVHGAKRGRELGFPTANLSPEAQGLIPADGVYAGHLVVDGHRYPAAVSVGNNPTFDGVPQKQVEAYALDQDLDLYDRVVDVEFVERIRGMVAFAGIEPLIEQMTDDVTQARRILG; encoded by the coding sequence ATGATCCGCATCAGCGACGTTGACGGGATTCCCGCCGACTTCGGCCCCACCGCCGTCACGATCGGCAAGTTCGACGGCGTGCACGCCGGACACCGCGCGATCATCCGCCAGCTCAAGGCTGTCGCGGCCGAGCGCGACCTGAAGAGCGTCGTCGTCACGTTCGACCGGAACCCGCTCTCGGTTGTCGCGCCGCAAGTGTGCCCCGACTCTCTCGTGAGTCTCGAGCAGAAGCTCGACCTGCTCGAGCAGACCGGCGTCGACGCGTGCCTCGTGCTGCGCTTCGACACCGAGTTCGCCGCGCAGTCGCCGGAGGACTTCATCCGCGGCATTCTCGTGGAGGACCTCGACGCCCGCGCCGTTCTCGTCGGCGAGGACTTCCGGTTCGGTCACAAGGGCCGCGGCGACGTCGCCCTCTTGCGTGAGGCGGCGCCGACCTACGGCTTCGAGGTCATGATCATCGACGACGTCGCCCCGCTCGGAGAGCGGCGCGTGTCCTCCACCTGGATCCGCGAACTGCTCTCGCACGGCGACGTCGCGCGGGCGACCGAGCTGCTCGGCCATGCACCCGCCGTGCGAGGCGTCGTCGTGCACGGCGCCAAGCGCGGCAGGGAGCTCGGCTTCCCCACGGCGAACCTCTCACCGGAGGCGCAGGGCCTCATTCCCGCCGACGGCGTGTACGCCGGTCACCTCGTCGTCGACGGGCACCGGTACCCGGCCGCCGTCTCCGTCGGCAACAACCCCACCTTCGACGGCGTGCCCCAGAAGCAGGTCGAGGCGTATGCGCTCGATCAGGACCTCGACCTCTACGATCGCGTCGTCGACGTCGAGTTCGTCGAGCGTATCCGCGGCATGGTCGCGTTCGCGGGCATCGAGCCGCTCATCGAGCAGATGACCGACGACGTCACGCAGGCCAGACGCATCCTCGGCTGA
- a CDS encoding maleylpyruvate isomerase family mycothiol-dependent enzyme, which produces MTSDDTGERVGDALVRVRDGLATLGDAQWDAPSLCAGWSVKDALAHLVWRIGTPARPMLEDLVSASISGRHVNPMRSMADIARSISDSRSSGELLDDLTLLSRRFSTGDQRASSAALLETVVHGFDAAHPVGVRLEFDSESSFAVARLATRTASRQVRTVLRHRLLTAKDAGWAIGSGDNEIVGTAESVILYVTGRRSIDPGTARSRVLAPLPPGAPAPGLA; this is translated from the coding sequence ATGACGTCAGATGACACGGGTGAACGCGTCGGCGACGCCCTCGTCCGAGTGCGCGACGGCCTCGCAACCCTCGGAGATGCGCAGTGGGACGCGCCGTCGCTGTGCGCGGGGTGGAGCGTCAAGGATGCTCTCGCGCATCTCGTGTGGCGCATCGGCACTCCCGCTCGGCCGATGCTCGAGGACCTCGTCTCGGCAAGCATCAGCGGCCGCCATGTGAACCCGATGCGCTCGATGGCCGACATCGCCCGCTCCATCTCCGACAGCCGCAGCTCCGGCGAGCTGCTCGACGACCTCACGCTGCTCTCGCGCCGGTTCAGCACGGGCGATCAGCGCGCGTCCTCTGCCGCTCTGCTCGAGACCGTCGTGCACGGCTTCGATGCGGCGCACCCGGTCGGCGTGCGCCTCGAGTTCGACTCCGAGTCCTCGTTCGCGGTAGCGCGACTCGCCACCCGCACGGCCTCCCGCCAGGTGCGCACGGTTCTCCGACACCGGCTGCTCACGGCGAAGGACGCAGGGTGGGCGATCGGCTCGGGCGACAACGAGATCGTCGGCACCGCGGAGAGCGTGATCCTCTACGTCACGGGGCGGCGCTCGATCGACCCGGGCACGGCCAGGTCCCGCGTCCTCGCTCCCCTGCCGCCCGGGGCTCCCGCACCGGGCTTGGCGTGA
- a CDS encoding MFS transporter, with protein MPFERRLPLWAGRSFALVGIVLVAVNLRTAVAALSPIYGLVDADLHGGSFGLGLLGMLPPLCFAVFGIVTPALSRRFGLEGLLIGAIVVMVGGHLLRGLASGFGILVLGSVLCFAAIGAGNVLLPPLVKKYFSDRIGQLTALYAVVMSASTFVPALLAVPMAHAASWQFSLGIWAACAVVALAPWLVVLARARRARRLDPAVTVATERGVGRIIHSRTAWAIMTIFAVSSSTAYSCFAWLPAVLADTAGVSPTAGGALLSLFGFRGLPAAIIMPILATRVRRTGLLAWAGVAFIIVGIGGLLLAPEVLPWLWVALLGSGPLLFPLALTLINTRSRSPHTAIAVSGFVQGIGYVIAALFPLLVGVLRDVTGGWTASLVLLLAAATPAVWAGIVLGAGRTVDDEIGAR; from the coding sequence ATGCCATTTGAACGTCGACTTCCGCTGTGGGCGGGCCGTTCATTCGCACTCGTCGGCATCGTTCTCGTCGCCGTGAACCTGCGCACGGCCGTCGCCGCGCTGTCGCCCATCTACGGTCTCGTCGACGCGGACCTGCACGGCGGAAGCTTCGGGCTCGGGCTGCTCGGAATGCTCCCGCCCCTGTGCTTCGCCGTCTTCGGCATCGTGACTCCCGCGCTCTCCCGGCGGTTCGGACTCGAGGGACTGCTCATCGGCGCGATCGTCGTCATGGTCGGCGGTCACCTGCTCCGCGGGCTCGCGAGCGGCTTCGGAATCCTCGTGCTCGGCAGCGTCCTGTGCTTCGCCGCCATCGGCGCAGGAAACGTTCTGCTGCCGCCGCTTGTGAAGAAGTACTTCAGCGACCGCATCGGGCAGCTCACCGCCCTCTACGCCGTCGTGATGTCGGCGAGCACCTTCGTTCCCGCGCTTCTCGCCGTTCCGATGGCGCACGCGGCGTCGTGGCAGTTCTCGCTCGGCATCTGGGCCGCATGCGCCGTCGTGGCGCTCGCGCCGTGGCTCGTCGTGCTCGCGCGCGCCCGCCGTGCGCGGCGCCTCGACCCGGCCGTCACGGTGGCGACCGAGCGCGGCGTCGGCCGGATCATCCACTCGCGAACCGCGTGGGCCATCATGACGATATTCGCGGTGTCGTCGTCGACGGCGTACTCGTGCTTCGCCTGGCTTCCCGCCGTTCTCGCCGACACGGCCGGAGTCAGCCCGACCGCCGGCGGCGCGCTGCTGAGCCTCTTCGGCTTCAGGGGCCTGCCCGCCGCGATCATCATGCCCATTCTCGCGACGCGGGTGCGGCGCACGGGACTGCTCGCCTGGGCGGGAGTCGCCTTCATCATCGTGGGAATCGGCGGACTGCTGCTCGCTCCCGAAGTCCTCCCGTGGCTGTGGGTGGCCCTTCTCGGCTCGGGACCGCTGCTGTTCCCGCTCGCGCTCACGCTCATCAACACGAGATCGCGATCGCCGCACACGGCGATCGCCGTCAGCGGATTCGTGCAGGGGATCGGCTACGTCATCGCGGCGCTGTTCCCGCTCCTCGTCGGCGTGCTGCGCGACGTCACCGGCGGCTGGACGGCGTCGCTCGTGCTGCTCCTTGCAGCCGCGACGCCTGCCGTGTGGGCGGGGATCGTGCTGGGCGCGGGCCGCACGGTGGATGACGAGATCGGCGCCCGCTGA
- a CDS encoding sugar-binding transcriptional regulator: MPDVRIDSDELLSIRAAELYYDEDKTQDEVGAILGLTRWKVGRLLAAAKQKGFIRIEIVHPRARKLSLERDLRERFGLIDAVVVPVAGARSDADLRDRVAQGAADFLAALRPVPRTLGISWGRTLHDVAAVLGEQWAIGVNVVQVNGGVSVNQRAGTAAATAVEIARKAAGEATLLPSPAILERVETKQSIEADRTVAAVLDAASAAAAYLYSAGPADHRSAHINSGYLSTAEMDELVRRGAVGDVWGRYINSEGMIVDPALDARTLGLGLDALRAARTAILVTSGEAKHAVTRAIVQNGLCTVLVTDEATAVDLLASGDHSTDDKDSHD, encoded by the coding sequence ATGCCGGATGTTCGCATCGACAGTGACGAGCTGCTCTCGATCCGCGCCGCTGAGCTCTACTACGACGAGGACAAGACGCAGGACGAGGTCGGCGCCATTCTCGGCCTCACGCGCTGGAAGGTGGGGCGACTCCTCGCCGCGGCGAAGCAGAAGGGCTTCATCCGCATCGAGATCGTGCACCCGCGAGCGCGCAAGCTCTCGCTCGAGCGGGACCTGCGTGAGCGGTTCGGGCTGATCGACGCGGTCGTCGTGCCCGTCGCGGGCGCCCGCTCCGACGCCGATCTGCGGGACCGTGTCGCGCAAGGCGCCGCGGACTTCCTCGCCGCGCTGCGGCCCGTGCCTCGGACGCTCGGCATCAGCTGGGGCCGTACGCTCCACGACGTCGCGGCCGTGCTCGGCGAGCAGTGGGCGATCGGCGTGAACGTCGTGCAAGTGAACGGCGGCGTGAGCGTCAACCAGCGTGCGGGAACCGCCGCGGCGACGGCCGTTGAGATCGCGCGGAAGGCGGCGGGGGAGGCGACGCTCCTGCCGAGCCCCGCCATTCTCGAGCGCGTCGAGACGAAGCAGAGCATCGAGGCCGACCGGACGGTAGCGGCCGTGCTCGACGCCGCTTCCGCCGCCGCCGCATATCTCTACAGCGCAGGACCCGCCGACCACCGCTCGGCGCACATCAACAGCGGCTACCTCAGCACGGCCGAGATGGATGAGCTCGTGCGACGCGGCGCCGTCGGCGACGTGTGGGGGCGCTACATCAACTCCGAGGGCATGATCGTCGATCCCGCCCTCGACGCGAGGACGCTCGGGCTCGGGCTGGATGCGCTGCGCGCCGCGCGCACCGCGATTCTCGTGACCTCGGGCGAAGCCAAGCACGCCGTCACTCGCGCCATCGTGCAGAACGGGCTGTGCACCGTTCTCGTCACCGATGAGGCGACGGCGGTCGACTTGCTCGCCAGCGGGGACCATTCCACAGATGACAAGGACAGCCATGACTGA
- the deoC gene encoding deoxyribose-phosphate aldolase: MTDTTAVTPRSSALELFEGPVNGQSLRRYLEGIPGVDAVGLEQRAAGLGTRSIKTSSKVRALDLIISMVDLTTLEGADTPGKVRSLVGKALTPDPADLSCPRPAAVCVYGDMVPYAVEALGGAHGQIQVAAVATAFPSGRASLRVKLADTADAVAAGADEIDMVIDRGAFLAGNYLLVFEQIAAVKEACRRADGSYAHLKVILETGELNTYDNVRRASWLAILAGADFIKTSTGKVSPAATLPVTLLMLEVVRDWKRLTGEMIGVKPAGGIRTSKDAIKYLVTVAETAGEEWLTPELFRFGASSLLNDVLLQRQKMASGHYSGPDYVTID; encoded by the coding sequence ATGACTGACACCACAGCGGTCACACCGCGATCAAGCGCCCTCGAGCTGTTCGAGGGACCCGTGAACGGGCAGAGCCTGCGCCGCTACCTCGAGGGAATCCCCGGGGTCGACGCCGTCGGCCTCGAACAGCGCGCCGCCGGCCTCGGCACCCGCTCGATCAAGACGAGCTCGAAGGTGCGCGCCCTCGACCTGATCATCTCGATGGTCGACCTCACGACTCTTGAAGGCGCGGACACGCCAGGGAAGGTGCGCTCTCTCGTCGGCAAGGCGCTCACTCCCGACCCCGCCGACCTCTCCTGCCCGAGACCCGCTGCGGTCTGCGTCTACGGCGACATGGTGCCCTACGCCGTCGAGGCGCTCGGCGGTGCGCACGGGCAGATCCAGGTCGCCGCCGTCGCGACGGCGTTCCCCTCCGGTCGCGCCTCGCTCCGGGTAAAGCTCGCCGACACCGCCGACGCGGTCGCCGCTGGCGCCGATGAGATCGACATGGTGATCGACCGCGGTGCGTTCCTCGCCGGAAACTACCTGCTCGTCTTCGAGCAGATCGCGGCCGTGAAGGAGGCGTGCCGCCGCGCGGACGGCAGCTACGCCCACCTCAAGGTCATCCTCGAGACGGGCGAGCTCAACACGTACGACAACGTGCGTCGCGCCTCGTGGCTCGCGATCCTCGCGGGCGCCGACTTCATCAAGACGTCAACGGGAAAGGTCTCGCCCGCCGCGACGCTGCCCGTGACGCTTCTGATGCTCGAGGTCGTGCGCGATTGGAAGCGGCTCACGGGCGAGATGATCGGAGTGAAGCCCGCCGGCGGCATCCGAACCTCGAAGGACGCCATCAAGTACCTCGTCACCGTCGCCGAGACGGCGGGCGAGGAATGGCTCACGCCGGAACTGTTCCGGTTCGGAGCATCAAGCCTGCTGAACGACGTGCTGCTGCAGCGCCAGAAGATGGCGAGCGGCCACTACTCCGGCCCCGACTACGTCACGATCGACTGA
- a CDS encoding aldehyde dehydrogenase family protein has protein sequence MSFLEYAPAPESTAILNLKNEYGLFIDGEFVEGSGTPFATISPADEHVIATMQSATDADVDRAVAAARTAYERVWSRMSGSDRGKYLFRIARLIQERARELAVAESLDNGKPIKESRDVDVPLVAAWFFYYAGWADKLDYAGLGPNPRALGVAGQVIPWNFPLLMLSWKIAPALAAGNTVVLKPAETTSLTALLFAEIVQQAGLPNGVVNIITGAGSTGQALVRHPDVNKIAFTGSTAVGREIAKSVAGTGKKVTLELGGKAANIVFDDAPIDQAIEGVVNGIFFNQGHVCCAGSRLLVQESIHDEFIDRLKSRLSTLRLGDPLDKNTDIGAINSAEQLERIRTLSAAGEAEGATRWSPECELPSQGYWFAPTIFTGVSTSHRIAREEIFGPVLSVLSFRTPDEAIAKANNTPYGLSAGIWSDKGSRILAVADRLRAGVVWANTFNRFDPASPFGGYKESGYGREGGRHGLGAYLAPAASGRAVTAASDKTGKKALKRKATKESAK, from the coding sequence ATGAGCTTCCTCGAATACGCCCCGGCCCCCGAGTCGACGGCGATCCTCAACCTCAAGAACGAGTACGGGCTGTTCATCGACGGCGAGTTCGTCGAGGGGTCCGGCACGCCGTTCGCCACGATCTCACCCGCCGACGAGCACGTCATCGCGACGATGCAGTCGGCGACCGACGCTGACGTCGATCGCGCCGTCGCTGCCGCGCGCACCGCGTACGAGCGAGTCTGGTCGCGCATGTCGGGCTCCGATCGCGGCAAGTACCTCTTCCGCATCGCCCGGCTCATCCAGGAGCGCGCTCGCGAGCTCGCGGTCGCGGAGAGCCTCGACAACGGCAAGCCCATCAAGGAGAGCCGCGACGTCGACGTTCCGCTCGTCGCCGCCTGGTTCTTCTACTACGCCGGCTGGGCCGACAAGCTCGACTACGCCGGGCTCGGCCCGAACCCGCGCGCGCTCGGCGTCGCCGGCCAGGTCATCCCGTGGAACTTCCCGCTGCTCATGCTGTCGTGGAAGATCGCCCCTGCCCTTGCGGCGGGCAACACCGTCGTGCTGAAGCCCGCAGAGACGACCTCGCTCACGGCGCTGCTGTTCGCCGAGATCGTGCAGCAGGCCGGCCTGCCGAACGGCGTCGTGAACATCATCACGGGCGCCGGGTCGACCGGGCAGGCGCTCGTGCGGCACCCCGACGTTAACAAGATCGCGTTCACCGGATCGACGGCCGTCGGGCGGGAGATCGCCAAGAGCGTCGCGGGCACAGGGAAGAAGGTCACCCTCGAGCTCGGCGGGAAGGCCGCGAACATCGTCTTCGACGACGCGCCCATCGACCAGGCGATCGAGGGCGTCGTCAACGGGATCTTCTTCAACCAGGGGCACGTCTGCTGCGCCGGCTCCCGGCTTCTCGTGCAGGAGAGCATCCACGACGAGTTCATCGACCGACTGAAGTCCCGGCTCTCGACCCTGCGCCTCGGCGACCCGCTCGACAAGAACACCGACATCGGCGCGATCAACTCCGCCGAGCAGCTCGAGCGAATCCGCACGCTCAGCGCCGCCGGCGAGGCGGAGGGCGCGACGCGCTGGAGCCCCGAATGCGAGCTGCCGAGCCAGGGCTACTGGTTCGCCCCGACGATCTTCACCGGCGTCTCCACCTCGCACCGCATCGCGCGCGAGGAGATCTTCGGCCCCGTGCTCTCGGTGCTGAGCTTCCGCACTCCCGATGAGGCGATCGCGAAGGCGAACAACACGCCATACGGGCTGTCGGCCGGCATCTGGAGCGACAAGGGCAGCCGCATCCTCGCCGTCGCCGACCGGCTTCGGGCCGGGGTGGTCTGGGCGAACACCTTCAACCGGTTCGACCCTGCGAGCCCGTTCGGCGGCTACAAGGAGTCCGGCTACGGCCGAGAGGGCGGCCGTCATGGCCTCGGCGCATACCTCGCGCCGGCGGCATCCGGTCGTGCCGTGACAGCGGCAAGCGACAAGACAGGCAAGAAGGCGCTGAAGCGCAAGGCGACGAAGGAGAGTGCGAAGTGA
- a CDS encoding aldehyde dehydrogenase family protein produces the protein MSRLTVPKTYKLYIGGKFLRSESGRSFEIVSTKGAFLANAAKASRKDARDAVKAARAAVSGWAGATAYNRGQVLYRIAEVLEGRRAQFVDEIVSAEGVSRGRAEQQVDESIDRWVWYAGWADKYAQVAGNANPVAGPYFNISVPEPTGVVAAIAPQDSSLLGLVSVVAPALVTGNAVVVVASERFPLSAISLSEVLATSDVPGGVVNVLTGSPAEIAPWLASHADVNALDLTGADALDWVDLQMSAAETLKRVITPEQGPDAAFPSLDRITAFTETKTVWHTKSML, from the coding sequence GTGAGCAGACTCACGGTGCCGAAGACCTACAAGCTCTACATCGGCGGCAAGTTCCTGCGCTCCGAGTCGGGGCGCAGCTTCGAGATCGTCTCCACGAAGGGAGCGTTCCTCGCGAACGCGGCGAAGGCGTCCCGCAAGGACGCTCGCGACGCCGTGAAGGCGGCCCGCGCCGCCGTGTCGGGCTGGGCCGGCGCGACCGCGTACAACCGCGGCCAGGTGCTGTACCGGATCGCCGAAGTGCTCGAGGGACGCCGTGCGCAGTTCGTCGACGAGATCGTCTCCGCCGAGGGCGTGAGCCGCGGCCGTGCCGAGCAGCAGGTCGACGAGTCCATCGACCGCTGGGTCTGGTATGCCGGCTGGGCCGACAAGTACGCGCAGGTCGCAGGCAACGCCAACCCCGTCGCCGGCCCCTACTTCAACATCTCGGTGCCCGAGCCGACGGGAGTGGTCGCGGCGATCGCGCCGCAGGACTCGTCGCTGCTCGGCCTCGTCAGCGTCGTCGCGCCCGCGCTCGTCACCGGCAACGCGGTCGTCGTCGTCGCGAGCGAGCGGTTCCCGCTCTCGGCGATCAGTCTCTCCGAGGTTCTCGCGACGAGCGACGTGCCGGGCGGGGTCGTGAACGTGCTCACGGGCTCTCCGGCCGAGATCGCGCCGTGGCTCGCGTCGCACGCCGACGTGAACGCGCTGGATCTCACGGGAGCGGACGCGCTTGACTGGGTCGACCTGCAGATGTCGGCGGCGGAGACGCTCAAGCGCGTCATCACGCCCGAGCAGGGGCCGGACGCCGCCTTCCCGAGCCTTGATCGCATCACCGCTTTCACCGAGACGAAGACGGTGTGGCACACCAAGAGCATGCTCTGA
- a CDS encoding DEAD/DEAH box helicase, which translates to MPNNGQRRSSGRGTSRTATRHDDDAPIIPILARKVREVEAKAQRGKVGPTNRTKFQVIAFLVREERARVKNDDTLSAAARAELLKRLDGVATILAKTAARDTSLISLLEVDQATSPVAQRMRRDWLIESGKELSPDELIITIEKAPAEEVVPAELAEKQVVPQSVKSRLLASPFRQPDFAHVPPRETPRRRLDGWELMGPLYKAFEMGSGGGAATMELPDAPKIDRLAPKGLEIMKHQARFVESVRDGHRTFLLADEPGLGKTAQSVLAASVADAYPLLAVVPNVVKMNWAREVERWTPQRHATVIHGDGRDIDAFADVIVVNYAVLDRHLSWLGQLGFRGMVVDEAHFIKNLHSQRSQHVLSLAQRIRANSPGGDPLMMALTGTPLINDVEDFNAIWQFLGWIKDGKPTAALMEKLDETGLTPADAGFYREARQAVIDMGIVRRRKVDVAKDLPAKRIADLPVELDDEAGRSIRAAERELGERLLGRYRRLLEARQLPPRTIDEDAMRLVAQAELDESTTQGGGENVFSMVRRIGQAKAGLAADYTAQLARSVGKVVFFAKHIDVMDAAEEAFAQQGIGTVSVRGEQAAPARQAAIDAFNTDDSVAIAVCSLTAAGVGVNLQAASNVVLAELSWTAAEQTQAIDRVHRIGQEEPVTAWRIIAAHTIDSRIAELIDSKQGLAARALDGSDQDLGSQDSVQLNALIHVLREMLEG; encoded by the coding sequence ATGCCGAACAACGGTCAACGCCGTTCATCCGGTCGCGGGACGTCTCGCACGGCCACCCGCCACGATGACGACGCGCCCATCATCCCTATCCTCGCCCGAAAGGTGCGCGAGGTCGAGGCCAAAGCCCAGCGCGGCAAGGTCGGACCCACGAACCGCACGAAGTTCCAGGTCATCGCGTTCCTCGTGCGCGAGGAGCGCGCGCGAGTGAAGAACGACGACACCCTCAGCGCCGCGGCGCGAGCGGAACTGCTCAAACGCCTCGACGGCGTCGCGACGATTCTCGCGAAGACCGCGGCGCGCGACACGTCGCTCATCAGCCTGCTCGAAGTCGACCAGGCGACGAGCCCGGTCGCCCAGCGCATGCGTCGCGACTGGCTCATCGAGTCGGGCAAAGAGCTCTCGCCCGACGAGCTCATCATCACGATCGAGAAGGCGCCCGCCGAGGAGGTCGTGCCCGCAGAGCTTGCGGAGAAGCAGGTCGTTCCCCAGTCCGTCAAGTCGCGATTGCTCGCGAGCCCGTTCCGGCAGCCCGACTTCGCGCACGTCCCGCCGCGCGAGACTCCGCGCCGGCGCCTCGACGGCTGGGAGCTCATGGGTCCGCTGTACAAGGCCTTCGAAATGGGATCAGGCGGGGGAGCGGCCACGATGGAGCTTCCCGACGCCCCGAAGATCGACCGGCTCGCGCCCAAGGGCCTGGAGATCATGAAGCACCAGGCTCGCTTCGTCGAGAGCGTGCGCGACGGGCACCGCACATTCCTGCTCGCCGATGAGCCCGGCCTCGGCAAGACGGCCCAGTCCGTGCTCGCGGCGTCGGTCGCGGACGCCTACCCTCTGCTCGCCGTCGTGCCCAACGTCGTGAAGATGAACTGGGCACGCGAAGTGGAGCGCTGGACGCCGCAGCGGCACGCGACGGTCATCCACGGCGACGGCCGCGACATCGACGCGTTCGCCGACGTCATCGTCGTGAACTATGCGGTGCTCGATCGGCACTTGTCCTGGCTCGGCCAGCTCGGCTTCCGCGGAATGGTCGTCGACGAGGCGCACTTCATCAAGAACCTGCATTCGCAGCGTTCGCAGCATGTGCTCTCCCTCGCACAGCGCATCCGAGCGAACTCGCCCGGCGGCGATCCGCTCATGATGGCGCTCACGGGAACCCCGCTCATCAACGACGTCGAGGATTTCAACGCCATCTGGCAGTTCCTCGGCTGGATCAAGGACGGCAAACCCACCGCCGCCCTCATGGAGAAGCTCGACGAGACGGGACTCACTCCCGCCGACGCCGGCTTCTACCGTGAGGCGCGTCAGGCCGTCATCGACATGGGAATCGTGCGCCGCCGCAAGGTCGACGTCGCGAAGGACCTGCCCGCGAAGCGCATCGCCGATCTCCCCGTCGAGCTCGACGACGAGGCGGGCCGCTCCATCCGCGCCGCGGAACGCGAGCTCGGCGAACGACTGCTCGGTCGGTACCGCCGCCTGCTCGAGGCGCGGCAGCTGCCGCCGCGCACGATCGACGAGGACGCCATGCGCCTCGTCGCCCAGGCGGAACTCGACGAGTCCACAACGCAAGGCGGCGGTGAGAACGTGTTCAGCATGGTCCGCCGCATCGGCCAGGCGAAGGCGGGCCTCGCGGCGGACTACACCGCGCAGCTCGCGCGCTCGGTGGGCAAGGTGGTGTTCTTCGCCAAGCACATCGACGTGATGGATGCCGCCGAGGAGGCGTTCGCGCAACAGGGCATCGGCACGGTGTCGGTGCGCGGTGAGCAGGCCGCTCCCGCACGGCAGGCGGCGATCGACGCCTTCAACACCGACGACTCCGTCGCTATCGCGGTGTGCTCGCTCACGGCCGCCGGCGTCGGCGTCAACCTTCAGGCCGCGTCGAACGTCGTGCTCGCCGAGCTCTCGTGGACGGCAGCCGAGCAGACCCAGGCGATCGACCGCGTGCACCGCATCGGTCAGGAGGAGCCCGTCACCGCGTGGCGCATCATCGCCGCACACACGATCGACTCTCGGATCGCCGAGCTCATCGACTCGAAGCAGGGTCTCGCGGCGCGCGCTCTCGACGGCAGCGACCAGGATCTCGGCTCGCAGGACTCCGTGCAGCTCAACGCCCTCATCCACGTGCTGCGAGAGATGCTGGAAGGCTGA
- a CDS encoding DUF6804 family protein, whose translation MARPASRYAEPEFSRPALAPGLLAAIVLMATVALFGSDWFLYVRFAVCILVAVMAVFVIQARRYAWLVVLVPVIVAWNPVWPFPIGGTGWFVAQLLVPIALVAVGVLVKVPRTEGRQAR comes from the coding sequence ATGGCGCGACCGGCATCCCGGTACGCCGAACCGGAGTTCTCGCGCCCCGCGCTCGCGCCCGGCCTCCTCGCGGCGATCGTGCTGATGGCGACAGTCGCGCTGTTCGGCAGCGACTGGTTCCTGTACGTGCGTTTCGCCGTATGCATCCTCGTGGCGGTCATGGCCGTGTTCGTGATCCAGGCGCGCCGCTACGCGTGGCTCGTCGTGCTCGTGCCGGTGATAGTCGCGTGGAACCCGGTGTGGCCGTTCCCGATCGGCGGCACAGGGTGGTTCGTCGCGCAGCTTCTCGTGCCGATCGCGCTCGTGGCCGTCGGGGTTCTCGTCAAGGTGCCGCGAACCGAGGGCCGGCAGGCGCGCTGA